The Paenibacillus sp. FSL R7-0204 genome includes a region encoding these proteins:
- a CDS encoding response regulator codes for MYKVVLADDETIALEGLRTLTDWEELGFEVCGACENGEEALAAIIRSSPDLVITDIRMPEIDGLELIRRVRSLDMEQPVFIVLSGYGEFEYARTAIRYGVRHYLLKPAMDAEWDKVLTDITDELELRLKQTMQQSMLSSRLLPLAIARMLEGHWAEPDEEAAEQMDRLDEAATGWTYVHVEGHSSRITELCRELAAPAGAMLIDLPGDQTGLVVESSGGAAAGLAEQLYAGLTRSGVKGSVSIGPSVRSLRELPVSYREAADAAARHYFYSDECGPVDSASEAEGQVNYTLPSAELIEEIISAVERLQEQKAAEKLSELFSVFKENRTDPGVVQMTGMDIMLRSMELLKEFGGADDQWIGTLDFFRTEPRSLEDLQVTLETALGTSMNYIRQHKERNSEHPLIRVECFLRDHYAEHLTVKEIAEHFYINPVYLGQAFIKKHGISILEYIHNLRIEAAKQRLVDTQDTVRSIVESVGYVHYHHFLREFEKRTALKPVQFRLQAQGNQK; via the coding sequence ATGTATAAAGTAGTGCTTGCTGATGATGAGACGATTGCCTTAGAGGGGCTGCGGACGCTGACCGACTGGGAGGAGCTGGGCTTCGAGGTATGCGGAGCCTGTGAGAACGGGGAGGAGGCGCTGGCTGCCATTATCCGCAGCTCGCCCGATCTTGTGATTACAGATATCCGCATGCCCGAGATTGACGGGCTTGAGCTGATCCGGCGCGTACGCAGCCTTGATATGGAGCAGCCGGTCTTCATCGTGCTTAGCGGCTATGGCGAATTTGAGTATGCCAGAACAGCCATCAGATACGGGGTAAGGCATTACCTGCTGAAGCCGGCCATGGATGCGGAATGGGATAAGGTGCTTACGGACATTACGGATGAGCTGGAGCTGCGCCTTAAGCAGACCATGCAGCAGAGCATGCTGTCCAGCCGGCTGCTGCCGCTCGCGATCGCGCGCATGCTTGAAGGGCATTGGGCGGAGCCGGATGAAGAAGCAGCGGAGCAGATGGACCGCCTGGATGAGGCGGCCACTGGGTGGACGTATGTGCATGTGGAGGGTCATAGCAGCCGGATTACGGAGCTGTGCCGGGAGCTGGCCGCACCGGCCGGTGCGATGCTCATTGATCTGCCCGGGGATCAGACCGGGCTGGTCGTGGAGAGCTCGGGGGGGGCGGCGGCTGGACTGGCGGAGCAGCTATACGCCGGACTGACCCGCAGCGGGGTAAAGGGCTCGGTCAGCATTGGGCCAAGTGTGCGTTCCCTCCGCGAGCTGCCGGTCTCCTACCGCGAAGCGGCAGACGCTGCGGCCCGCCACTACTTCTATTCGGATGAATGCGGCCCGGTGGACTCGGCCAGTGAAGCTGAGGGACAGGTGAATTACACGCTACCTTCCGCAGAGCTGATTGAGGAGATTATCAGCGCAGTGGAGCGGCTGCAGGAGCAGAAGGCCGCAGAGAAGCTGAGCGAATTGTTCAGTGTGTTCAAGGAGAACCGGACAGATCCGGGAGTCGTCCAGATGACGGGCATGGATATCATGCTGCGGAGCATGGAGCTGCTGAAGGAATTCGGCGGCGCGGACGATCAGTGGATCGGCACGCTTGATTTTTTCAGAACCGAGCCGAGGTCCTTGGAAGACCTGCAGGTCACCTTGGAGACGGCGCTGGGAACCAGTATGAACTATATCCGCCAGCACAAGGAGCGTAACTCCGAGCATCCGCTGATCCGCGTTGAATGCTTCCTGAGAGATCATTACGCAGAGCATCTGACGGTAAAAGAGATTGCTGAGCATTTCTATATTAATCCGGTGTACCTGGGCCAGGCCTTCATTAAAAAGCACGGTATCAGCATTCTTGAATATATTCATAATTTGCGGATTGAAGCGGCCAAGCAGCGGCTCGTTGACACTCAGGACACAGTCAGAAGCATTGTGGAGAGCGTCGGTTACGTACACTATCACCATTTCTTAAGAGAGTTCGAGAAACGGACGGCGCTGAAGCCCGTTCAGTTCCGCTTACAGGCTCAGGGAAATCAGAAATAG
- a CDS encoding sensor histidine kinase produces MKNNRKPSAFINDIPLKYKFLFIYLLCVLVPILSINALFYVQISRNVEARERGNLEISVDRVAYDLMQIVNECVAISNTVAADRPYMEMMDYAYPDNEAYYDVYNDSLKDKLRQYSNLHSYIYWMGIYTSNPTIQNGNSYFILSDADKRSEWYRKISSSSNKVLLTSYQGTNPLNPPQQEVLVSLIRKLDNFTGQPYTKYLRIDLRLNNMQELFQKERDYLDFKLLDEKNRVVLASDRSFSSLDASALLNVDTSLDQPSKQIVRALSSAAYTKGWQLVGTPEGRKISHEMDRALRNSLILVLLTIIIPTLLMIVIIRSYNLRVRLLYKHMKLVKYEQFESIDMYEGKDEIGGLIRSFNLMTGKIRNLINDVYKLEIQKKDLELERVRAELKYLESQVDPHFLFNTLNAILVICKKYKYEQVTDVIRNLALIMRRLLSWKDDLITVEEEVSFVEMYLQIEKFRFQNRFSYVLDIAPEVLNCRIPKMSIQALVENSCKHGLQSVKWAREIHVSASRNETGLLIMVTDNGKGIEKEKLEWIKSHLETEEDTGQNVGLRNVYKRLMLYYDGRAGFSIESIEYERTVITIQIPEDLSLVPIGEGAHV; encoded by the coding sequence ATGAAGAATAACCGGAAGCCATCTGCCTTCATCAATGATATTCCGCTCAAATATAAGTTTTTGTTCATCTACTTACTGTGCGTGCTTGTCCCCATACTTAGTATCAATGCCCTCTTTTATGTGCAAATCAGCCGTAATGTGGAGGCACGGGAGAGGGGGAATTTGGAGATTTCGGTAGACCGGGTGGCCTATGACCTGATGCAGATCGTGAACGAATGCGTGGCGATCAGCAACACGGTGGCTGCGGACCGGCCTTATATGGAGATGATGGACTACGCCTATCCGGATAATGAGGCTTATTATGATGTTTATAATGATTCTCTGAAGGACAAGCTGCGGCAGTACAGCAATCTTCATTCTTATATCTACTGGATGGGCATATACACCTCTAATCCGACGATTCAGAACGGCAACAGTTACTTCATTCTGTCGGACGCAGATAAGAGAAGTGAATGGTACCGCAAAATCTCAAGCAGCTCCAATAAGGTGCTGTTGACTTCTTATCAGGGGACCAACCCGCTGAATCCGCCGCAGCAGGAGGTGCTGGTCAGCTTGATCCGCAAGCTGGATAACTTCACGGGCCAGCCCTACACGAAATATCTGAGGATTGATCTGCGGCTGAACAACATGCAGGAGCTGTTCCAGAAGGAGCGTGACTATCTGGATTTCAAGCTGCTGGATGAGAAGAACCGGGTCGTGCTGGCTTCGGACCGTTCCTTCTCCTCGCTGGATGCGAGTGCCTTGCTGAATGTGGACACCAGTCTTGACCAGCCTTCCAAGCAGATTGTCCGGGCGCTCAGCAGTGCGGCCTACACCAAGGGGTGGCAGCTGGTAGGAACTCCGGAAGGGCGTAAGATCAGCCATGAGATGGACCGCGCGCTCAGGAACTCGCTGATTCTGGTCCTGCTGACGATTATCATTCCCACGCTGCTCATGATCGTGATTATACGCTCCTACAATCTGCGGGTACGGCTGCTCTACAAGCATATGAAACTGGTCAAATATGAACAATTCGAGAGCATAGATATGTACGAAGGGAAGGATGAGATCGGAGGTCTGATCCGCAGCTTCAATCTGATGACCGGCAAAATCCGCAATCTGATCAATGATGTCTATAAGCTGGAGATCCAGAAGAAGGATCTGGAGCTGGAACGGGTACGGGCGGAGCTGAAATATCTGGAGAGCCAGGTGGACCCTCATTTCCTTTTTAATACGCTGAATGCGATCCTGGTCATCTGTAAGAAGTATAAATATGAACAGGTTACCGATGTCATCCGCAACTTGGCCCTGATTATGCGCAGGCTGCTCAGCTGGAAGGATGATCTGATTACGGTGGAGGAGGAGGTATCCTTCGTCGAGATGTATCTGCAGATTGAGAAGTTCCGCTTCCAGAACCGGTTCTCTTATGTGCTGGATATTGCGCCTGAGGTGCTGAACTGCCGGATTCCCAAGATGAGTATACAGGCACTGGTGGAGAATTCCTGCAAGCATGGCCTGCAGTCGGTCAAATGGGCAAGAGAAATCCACGTGTCTGCTTCGCGGAATGAGACAGGTCTGCTGATTATGGTGACTGATAACGGCAAAGGAATTGAGAAGGAGAAGCTGGAATGGATCAAGTCCCATCTGGAGACAGAGGAGGATACGGGACAGAATGTCGGGCTTCGCAATGTGTATAAACGCCTAATGCTGTACTATGACGGCAGGGCTGGATTCAGCATTGAGAGCATCGAGTACGAACGAACGGTCATTACCATCCAGATTCCCGAGGATTTGAGTCTGGTTCCGATAGGGGAGGGAGCTCATGTATAA
- a CDS encoding response regulator transcription factor, producing MLKVLFADDEPIMLEGLRFLVDWEALNYEVCGEALDGEDALQLIGTTRPDLVITDVRMPVIDGLELIRRTSESEFQPKFIIFSGYADFEYAKRALKYGVSNYLTKPLDETELTEALRTVTEQILKERKASSRRDALSALMQEDMVSRLLMRENTEEEREQGLKTLGISPASRLCCILVHGAAPDSVHMREQLAAMRSKERLLSLAVYPFTAGSGKHGYLLVSPQEGPALDQALLTRWMEEMRPLYSTAVFFTASLQHQGPEALKTAYQEALAAELCRPDGPGRGGAGFFEKQDKTQMAMLPAELRRSLLQSVTEGKARHLTDQLGEVFKIFSADVASSSWIDAFLANIKAELLREITARGGDYAQWVQKWFPSRHTANCLPLLERQIEEELCEAAEWFAAAADGRAEDQIVAAAIEYVRGHYQEKLKLQDIAGHLHVNSAYLGQRFKKYYGSSFNDYLHEYRIEEAKKLLRRTDMGISDISSRVGYSDADVFAAKFKALNGVTPSVYKKS from the coding sequence ATGCTTAAGGTACTGTTTGCTGACGATGAGCCGATTATGCTGGAAGGGCTCCGCTTCCTGGTCGACTGGGAGGCATTAAATTATGAAGTATGCGGCGAGGCGCTGGACGGGGAGGATGCGCTGCAGCTGATTGGCACCACCCGCCCTGACTTGGTCATCACCGATGTGCGGATGCCGGTCATCGACGGACTTGAGCTCATCCGAAGAACCTCTGAGAGCGAATTCCAGCCGAAATTTATTATTTTTAGCGGCTATGCTGACTTTGAGTATGCCAAGCGGGCCCTGAAATACGGAGTATCCAATTATTTGACCAAGCCGCTGGATGAAACGGAGCTGACAGAGGCGCTGCGGACGGTCACGGAACAGATCCTTAAGGAACGCAAGGCGTCCTCTCGGCGTGATGCGCTCTCGGCTCTGATGCAGGAGGATATGGTATCCCGGCTCCTGATGCGGGAGAATACGGAGGAGGAGCGGGAGCAGGGGCTGAAGACGCTGGGAATCTCCCCCGCCTCGCGGCTATGCTGTATTCTGGTCCATGGAGCAGCGCCGGACAGCGTTCATATGCGTGAGCAACTCGCCGCCATGAGAAGCAAGGAACGGCTGCTCAGCCTCGCGGTCTATCCGTTCACCGCAGGCAGCGGAAAGCACGGCTATCTGCTGGTGTCCCCGCAGGAAGGACCGGCGCTTGACCAGGCACTGCTTACCCGGTGGATGGAGGAGATGCGGCCGCTGTACAGCACGGCGGTCTTTTTCACAGCAAGTCTTCAGCATCAGGGTCCGGAGGCTCTGAAGACGGCATACCAGGAGGCGCTGGCTGCTGAGCTGTGCAGACCGGATGGGCCGGGGCGCGGGGGAGCCGGCTTCTTCGAGAAGCAGGATAAGACACAGATGGCCATGCTTCCGGCAGAGCTGAGACGATCGCTGCTGCAATCCGTCACCGAAGGGAAGGCACGGCATCTCACGGATCAGCTTGGCGAGGTGTTCAAGATTTTCTCGGCGGATGTGGCTTCCAGCTCATGGATCGACGCGTTTCTCGCGAATATCAAAGCAGAACTGCTACGTGAAATTACTGCCAGAGGGGGAGACTATGCGCAGTGGGTGCAGAAATGGTTCCCGTCCCGGCATACGGCCAATTGTCTGCCGCTGCTTGAGCGTCAGATAGAGGAGGAGCTGTGCGAGGCTGCAGAGTGGTTCGCTGCGGCTGCGGACGGCAGGGCAGAGGATCAGATCGTGGCCGCAGCGATAGAGTATGTCCGCGGGCATTATCAGGAGAAGCTGAAGCTGCAGGATATTGCGGGGCACCTGCATGTGAACTCGGCCTACCTGGGACAACGCTTCAAGAAATACTACGGCAGCTCTTTTAACGATTATCTTCATGAATACCGCATTGAAGAGGCGAAGAAGCTTCTGCGCCGGACCGATATGGGGATTTCCGATATCTCAAGCAGAGTGGGCTATTCAGACGCCGATGTATTCGCCGCCAAGTTCAAGGCGCTTAACGGAGTTACACCTTCCGTGTACAAGAAGAGTTAA
- a CDS encoding carbohydrate ABC transporter permease: protein MKARTKGSSRIEPVVFHTFNTIFMLFVVTVTLYPFLQTLAVSFNDGSDTLTGGIYLWPRVWTLENYRAVFVSGTIYHAAFISVSRTIISTVLGVFLTTMLAYALAQPQYIFRKKIGLLFILTMYFNAGLIPNYFLIKNMGLLHNFMVYILPSLVSAFNLIIMRTYIRGLPFSLTESAKIDGAGEFRIFWKIIFPLCTPVLATVALFIAVGSWNSWFDTFLYASSDIKLSTLQYEMMKMLGSIMSTNNDPSMLAGGQNNQVQSLVTPASMRSAITIVTAVPILFVYPFLQKYFVVGLNLGSVKE, encoded by the coding sequence ATGAAAGCCAGGACCAAAGGTTCAAGCCGGATTGAGCCGGTTGTATTTCATACGTTCAACACGATATTTATGCTCTTTGTGGTTACTGTCACGCTCTATCCGTTCCTCCAGACGCTGGCGGTATCCTTCAATGACGGCAGTGACACGCTTACCGGGGGAATCTACCTCTGGCCCCGTGTATGGACGCTGGAGAATTACCGGGCGGTCTTTGTATCAGGAACAATCTATCATGCTGCATTTATCTCGGTATCCCGTACTATAATTTCAACGGTGCTCGGTGTATTCCTTACAACGATGTTGGCTTATGCACTGGCGCAGCCGCAATATATTTTCCGCAAAAAGATCGGCTTGCTGTTCATCCTGACCATGTATTTCAATGCCGGACTGATTCCCAACTACTTCCTGATCAAGAATATGGGCCTGCTGCATAACTTCATGGTCTATATCCTGCCGAGTCTGGTCAGCGCGTTCAACCTGATTATCATGCGGACATATATCCGCGGGCTTCCGTTCAGCCTTACCGAATCAGCGAAGATTGACGGGGCAGGAGAATTCAGAATTTTCTGGAAAATCATCTTCCCGCTCTGTACGCCTGTATTGGCAACTGTTGCACTGTTTATCGCGGTAGGCTCATGGAATTCCTGGTTTGACACATTCCTCTATGCCTCCTCGGATATCAAGCTTAGCACGCTGCAATACGAAATGATGAAGATGCTCGGCTCCATTATGAGTACGAACAATGATCCGTCGATGCTTGCGGGAGGCCAGAACAATCAGGTCCAGTCGCTGGTTACGCCAGCCTCCATGCGTTCAGCCATTACGATCGTTACAGCGGTTCCGATTCTGTTCGTCTACCCTTTCTTGCAGAAGTATTTCGTGGTAGGATTGAACCTGGGTAGCGTAAAAGAGTAA
- a CDS encoding ABC transporter permease — MSDAVLDKQVKKQKTRKSKIDPEIGVSLSWKTLKTQKQLIFMSVPIALYLIIFNYVPIWGWLMAFQNYRPAVSFGQQEWVGLQQFKFLFSDDTFMLVLRNTIAMSFINLVLGTVTAIGLALLLNEIKLKFFKRAVQSISYLPHFLSMVIAAGIVSTSLSIDGGIVNVVLMKLHLIKDPIMWLSEGKYFWGIIGASNVWKEVGWGTIIYLAAITSIDPSLYEAASIDGAKRFQKMRYITLPGIKATFVILLIMNIGHILDAGFELQYLLGNGLTVDYSQTIDIFVVKYGLAMGNYSLATAAGIFKTIVSVILVFIANNVAKRLGEERLL; from the coding sequence ATGTCTGATGCCGTACTGGACAAACAGGTCAAAAAACAGAAGACCCGAAAAAGCAAAATCGATCCGGAAATCGGTGTGAGTCTAAGCTGGAAAACACTGAAAACACAGAAACAGCTTATTTTTATGTCCGTGCCTATTGCACTCTATCTGATTATCTTCAACTATGTTCCCATCTGGGGCTGGCTTATGGCTTTTCAGAATTACCGCCCGGCGGTGTCCTTTGGCCAGCAGGAATGGGTAGGCTTACAGCAATTCAAGTTTTTATTCTCTGATGATACCTTTATGCTGGTACTTCGCAATACCATTGCCATGAGTTTCATTAACCTTGTACTGGGTACGGTTACGGCTATCGGTCTGGCTCTGCTGCTGAATGAGATCAAGCTCAAGTTCTTCAAGCGCGCAGTTCAGTCGATTTCTTATTTGCCGCACTTTCTGTCCATGGTTATCGCTGCAGGGATTGTGTCCACTTCACTCTCCATCGATGGCGGGATTGTCAATGTCGTTCTAATGAAGCTTCACCTGATTAAAGATCCGATTATGTGGCTCAGTGAAGGGAAATACTTCTGGGGCATCATCGGGGCGTCGAACGTATGGAAAGAGGTGGGCTGGGGCACGATCATCTATCTGGCGGCCATTACCTCCATTGATCCTTCCCTGTACGAGGCAGCTTCCATTGACGGCGCGAAACGTTTTCAAAAGATGCGTTATATCACGCTTCCGGGAATCAAGGCTACATTCGTTATTTTGCTGATTATGAACATTGGACATATTCTGGATGCCGGCTTCGAGCTTCAATATCTGCTGGGCAACGGACTTACTGTGGACTATTCGCAAACCATTGATATCTTTGTAGTGAAGTATGGTCTGGCCATGGGTAACTACTCGCTGGCTACGGCGGCAGGGATCTTCAAAACGATTGTCAGTGTCATTCTCGTATTCATCGCAAACAATGTCGCAAAACGCCTCGGCGAAGAGCGATTACTATAG
- a CDS encoding extracellular solute-binding protein, with amino-acid sequence MHKTAKRSAAAAAAGVLALTLALTGCGSSNNTSNTGSKDTAGKDTTSGTNASPAAAGDDTAPVTFSVFMNGPAQQPTPDNKILKLIKDETGITFNQEFLVGDLQQKLGVMIAGGDYPDIMSGDDKLINAKAYIPLEDLIEKYAPNLKKHYGAVWNQIKDESDGHIYVLPSYGVYQGKITEPTYQGPGFWLQKGVLEEMGYPTPKTLDEYFDIIAKYKEKHPDMIGFESLNFDWRVFPLQNPPEHLSGHPNDGAVIVDNNVAQIFADKDISKTYYKKLNDINAQGLMDKEAFVQNYDQYLAKVASGKVIGMFDQHWNFQDGEKSLISQGKLENTYIGFPLLYPGAEEWYRDRGAVGTNRGFGISINAKDPVRIIKFWDKMITEDWQKTLQWGVKGEDYEVNADGSFYRTPEQRANADKTSWQVANKITGMFGYMPKIQGTYSDGNSADAGTQPQEFFDSLKPYDQKILKAYNKKSWSEFFKEPKENNIYFPAYSIVLKDGSPAQLAQSKLNDLMIKYLPKAIMASPAEFEGVWQDYVDRIHKLDIKAYEDRMNEGIQQRIEKWSVK; translated from the coding sequence ATGCACAAAACGGCAAAACGTTCAGCAGCAGCCGCTGCGGCCGGTGTATTAGCACTCACACTGGCACTGACAGGCTGTGGATCAAGCAATAACACCAGCAACACCGGAAGTAAGGATACTGCAGGCAAGGATACCACCAGCGGAACCAACGCAAGCCCGGCAGCAGCCGGAGACGACACGGCTCCGGTAACGTTCTCGGTATTCATGAACGGTCCCGCACAACAGCCAACGCCTGACAATAAGATTCTGAAGCTGATCAAAGATGAGACCGGAATCACCTTCAACCAGGAATTCCTGGTCGGCGACCTGCAGCAGAAGCTCGGGGTCATGATTGCCGGGGGCGATTACCCGGACATCATGTCGGGTGACGACAAATTAATCAATGCCAAGGCATACATTCCGCTTGAGGATCTGATTGAGAAATACGCTCCTAACCTGAAGAAGCATTACGGTGCGGTCTGGAACCAGATCAAGGATGAGAGTGACGGCCACATCTACGTTCTGCCAAGTTATGGCGTTTATCAAGGTAAAATTACTGAGCCTACTTATCAGGGACCAGGCTTCTGGCTGCAAAAAGGCGTGCTTGAGGAAATGGGCTACCCTACTCCTAAGACCCTGGATGAGTATTTCGACATCATTGCTAAATATAAAGAAAAACACCCGGACATGATCGGATTCGAATCACTCAACTTCGACTGGCGCGTGTTCCCGCTGCAGAATCCCCCAGAGCATCTGTCGGGGCATCCGAATGACGGAGCCGTTATTGTAGATAACAATGTAGCACAGATTTTTGCCGACAAGGATATCTCTAAGACCTATTACAAGAAGCTTAATGATATCAACGCTCAAGGCCTGATGGATAAAGAAGCGTTCGTACAGAACTATGACCAGTATCTGGCCAAGGTTGCAAGCGGCAAGGTCATCGGGATGTTCGACCAGCACTGGAACTTCCAGGACGGCGAGAAATCCCTGATCTCCCAAGGCAAGCTGGAAAATACGTATATCGGCTTCCCTCTGCTCTATCCGGGCGCAGAAGAATGGTATCGTGACCGCGGAGCGGTTGGTACTAACCGCGGATTCGGAATTTCGATCAATGCCAAGGACCCTGTCCGCATTATCAAATTCTGGGATAAGATGATCACCGAGGATTGGCAGAAGACGCTTCAATGGGGCGTGAAAGGCGAAGATTATGAAGTGAACGCAGACGGTTCCTTCTACCGTACACCTGAGCAACGTGCGAATGCGGATAAGACCAGCTGGCAGGTTGCCAACAAAATCACAGGGATGTTCGGTTACATGCCTAAGATTCAAGGTACGTACAGCGACGGTAACTCAGCAGATGCGGGTACACAGCCTCAGGAATTCTTCGACAGCCTGAAGCCTTACGACCAGAAGATTCTGAAGGCGTACAACAAGAAATCATGGTCCGAATTCTTCAAGGAACCGAAAGAGAACAATATCTACTTCCCTGCGTATTCCATCGTGCTTAAGGATGGTTCACCAGCCCAGCTCGCACAGTCCAAACTGAATGACCTCATGATTAAGTATTTGCCGAAAGCCATTATGGCCAGCCCTGCTGAGTTCGAAGGCGTGTGGCAGGATTATGTGGACAGAATCCACAAGCTGGACATCAAGGCCTATGAAGACCGGATGAATGAGGGCATTCAGCAGCGTATCGAAAAATGGAGCGTTAAATAA